In Brevundimonas subvibrioides, a genomic segment contains:
- a CDS encoding NAD(P)/FAD-dependent oxidoreductase, whose translation MTVPADPAVHVIGAGPAGLMAAETLATAGARVVVHDRMPSVGRKFLMAGRGGLNLTHSEDQAAFLARYGDTGPAVAAWLDAFSPDDLIAWAHGLDQPTFVGSSGRVFPRAMKASPLLRAWLGRLAGLGVEIRARSRWIGWRGQALVFDTPDGERTEHPSATILALGGASWPRLGSDGAWASLLESEGVDVAPLVPANAGFDVAWSDVLTDRFAGAALKPVTLTFDGQSVRGEVLLTRYGIEGGTVYALSAGLRDAIAAEGAATVTLDLRPDLSEATLAERLARPRGKDSMTNHLRKAGGLSPAAIAVLREIGDVPAGFEKLARRIKAVRLKLTGIQGLDRAISTAGGVLLEGLDPSLMLTARPGVFVAGEMLDWEAPTGGYLLQASLASGVVAARGAMQWRAGHGPDKRPE comes from the coding sequence ATGACCGTTCCCGCCGACCCTGCCGTCCACGTCATCGGAGCCGGTCCTGCCGGGTTGATGGCGGCCGAGACCCTGGCGACGGCCGGGGCGCGGGTCGTGGTGCATGACCGGATGCCCTCGGTCGGCCGTAAATTCCTGATGGCGGGGCGCGGCGGGCTCAACCTGACCCATTCCGAGGACCAGGCCGCCTTCCTGGCCCGCTATGGCGACACCGGGCCTGCCGTCGCCGCCTGGCTGGATGCCTTTTCGCCCGATGACCTCATCGCCTGGGCCCATGGTCTGGATCAGCCGACCTTCGTCGGGTCAAGCGGCCGCGTCTTTCCCCGCGCCATGAAGGCCTCGCCCCTGCTGCGGGCCTGGCTGGGGCGATTGGCCGGGCTGGGCGTCGAGATCAGGGCCCGATCGCGCTGGATCGGCTGGCGGGGGCAGGCGCTGGTGTTCGACACCCCGGATGGCGAGCGGACCGAGCACCCGTCCGCGACGATCCTGGCCCTGGGCGGTGCCAGTTGGCCCCGACTGGGCTCGGACGGGGCCTGGGCGTCTCTTCTCGAGAGCGAGGGCGTCGATGTCGCGCCGCTGGTTCCGGCCAACGCCGGCTTCGACGTCGCCTGGTCCGACGTCCTGACCGACCGGTTCGCCGGCGCGGCCCTGAAGCCCGTCACCCTGACCTTCGACGGCCAGTCCGTGCGGGGCGAGGTGCTGCTGACGCGCTACGGCATCGAGGGCGGGACGGTCTATGCCCTGTCGGCGGGCCTGCGAGACGCGATCGCGGCGGAGGGTGCGGCCACGGTGACCCTCGATCTGCGCCCCGACCTGTCGGAAGCGACCCTGGCAGAGCGTCTCGCCCGGCCGCGCGGCAAGGACAGCATGACCAATCACCTGCGCAAGGCCGGGGGGCTGTCGCCCGCCGCCATCGCCGTGCTGCGCGAGATCGGCGACGTGCCCGCGGGTTTCGAAAAGCTGGCCCGGAGGATCAAGGCGGTGCGGCTGAAGCTGACCGGCATCCAGGGTCTGGACCGCGCGATCTCGACGGCGGGGGGCGTGCTTCTGGAGGGCCTCGATCCATCATTGATGCTGACGGCGCGGCCGGGGGTCTTCGTCGCCGGCGAGATGCTTGACTGGGAAGCGCCTACGGGCGGCTATCTGCTGCAGGCCAGCCTGGCCTCCGGCGTCGTCGCGGCCCGGGGCGCAATGCAGTGGCGGGCAGGCCATGGGCCGGATAAGAGGCCGGAATGA